A window from Solanum stenotomum isolate F172 chromosome 5, ASM1918654v1, whole genome shotgun sequence encodes these proteins:
- the LOC125863625 gene encoding uncharacterized protein LOC125863625 yields the protein MAPQSGYTISTPIVVPSSGYQTLQGYSHLSRGSTIPSASASQCNSLNSNSGSIGLSNLHLESNGSELNSPTTQHSDAHGPQPGNRNNFRRLVIEPLGYNLRPDEGMAKIILKCIGTHYNGVYPNWSSIPLNTQGQMFNEFKKYYVWAPEHEEDVQVNFKLKASKLLSSTFCDSRRKHNIPKFMLPDRWALLLEYWSTNEKFKKRSEIGKIARASKKGGSLHTGGAISQVTRKEKMEKELGRPVPVEEMFKVTHVKKSMNPTEEERWIEPRAQETYDGYIRISQEYRSTLPLESRDKPFTQEENENLWKQSAGEPIRGLVYGYPEKGYQKKKSWYCG from the exons ATGGCTCCACAATCTGGTTATACTATATCTACACCCATTGTGGTACCTAGTTCGGGTTACCAAACATTGCAGGGCTATTCACATCTTAGTCGTGGGTCTACCATACCATCAGCTAGTGCTAGTCAGTGCAATAGTTTGAATAGTAATAGTGGATCAATTGGACTTTCCAATCTTCATCTTGAATCCAATGGCTCAGAGCTTAATTCTCCCACCACCCAGCACTCAGATGCACATGGTCCTCAGCCAGGCAATAGAAACAATTTTCGGAGACTCGTCATCGAGCCATTAGGATACAA CTTACGTCCGGATGAGGGTATGGCaaagattattttaaagtgcATCGGAACTCATTATAATGGTGTGTACCCGAATTGGAGTTCGATTCCACTTAACACCCAAGGGCAGATGTTCAATGAATTTAAG aaaTATTATGTATGGGCTCCCGAACATGAGGAAGACGTTCAAGTGAACTTCAAACTTAAAGCTTCAAAGTTGCTTTCTAGCACATTTTGTGACAGTCGGAGAAAACACAACATTCCTAAGTTTATGTTACCAGATCGATGGGCTCTGTTACTAGAATATTGGAGTActaatgaaaaatttaaaaagaggagTGAGATTGGGAAGATAGCTCGCGCATCAAAAAAGGGAGGCTCTTTGCACACTGGTGGAGCTATTAGCCAGGTTACTAGGAAGGAAAAAATG gAAAAAGAGTTGGGTAGGCCGGTACCTGTAGAAGAGATGTTCAAGGTTACTCACGTCAAGAAGAGTATGAACCCcacagaagaagaaagatggattGAGCCACGTGCTCAAGAGACATAT GATGGGTATATACGAATATCTCAGGAATATCGTAGTACTCTACCTCTTGAGAGTCGGGACAAACCATTTacacaagaagaaaatgagaatcTTTGGAAACAGAGTGCTGGTGAACCGATTAGAGGATTAGTCTATGGCTATCCAGAAAAGGGGTATCAGAAGAAGAAGTCTTGGTATTGTGGTTGA